One Trachemys scripta elegans isolate TJP31775 chromosome 4, CAS_Tse_1.0, whole genome shotgun sequence genomic region harbors:
- the ZC2HC1C gene encoding zinc finger C2HC domain-containing protein 1C — MAQLQLAVCPPVDSMVAAPSLPLTGQKRYHPKALGHQSRLEHLKNNFQQQLLRDKEEKLKDLCICKSRSYSCSLSSGSSQQDSGQGGFYSAGPHSRYLTSQTSTLPSKWAARRREGVDRSYPLKPVFHRKAESVPVVSTSQLRSSPPMAESPSNSSSSKKRGKLPAARAQPAVLPSSLAAEQRKQSATHPSRAELGYIQRLEAAGQSLEEEIRRKEALLREKLRRTEEELRRIQREKQQVEVEERKEREGLRMQEKKAAGLSGGNIFRATARPSEGDCGWEQSPEGAMPMPNNTHLPYVQGIERLKRGRLVASNSKIQEHMALESMASCSKLVMKHSQGPPAAAPSEQDPAAEMLHSQDPIGREQGELGECGFCGRRFLHLRLEKHMNVCSKSQGSKRKVFDSSMARARGTELEQYQHWKGKNPTQNEPPKNNWRQKHESFIRTLRQAREIQHVISKGGKLSDLPPLPPVENPDYISCPHCNRRFAPKVAERHIPKCKTIKNRPPPPPQRRR, encoded by the exons ATGGCTCAGCTGCAACTGGCTGTGTGTCCACCTGTGGATTCTATGGTGGCAGCTCCCAGTCTTCCATTAACAGGGCAGAAGAGATACCATCCCAAGGCCCTTGGGCACCAGTCCCGGCTAGAACACCTGAAGAACAACTTCCAGCAGCAGCTCTTGCGTgacaaggaggagaaactgaaggATCTTTGCATCTGCAAAAGCCGGAGTTattcctgctctctctcttctGGGAGCAGCCAGCAGGACTCTGGACAGGGAGGCTTCTACTCTGCTGGACCCCATAGCAGGTATCTCACCAGCCAGACCAGTACTTTGCCCTCCAAGTGGGCAGCCAGACGGAGAGAAGGGGTGGACCGCTCCTACCCTCTGAAACCAGTCTTTCACCGCAAAGCTGAGAGCGTTCCAGTGGTCAGCACAAGTCAGCTCAGGAGCTCGCCACCCATGGCTGAATCTCCCAGCAATAGTTCTAGCTCAAAGAAGAGAGGGAAGTTGCCAGCAGCCAGGGCCCAGCCAGCTGTATTGCCATCTTCTTTGGCAGCAGAGCAGCGTAAGCAGTCAGCCACCCATCCAAGCAGGGCAGAGTTGGGTTACATCCAAAGGCTGGAGGCAGCTGGGCAGAGCCTGGAGGAGGAGATCCGGAGGAAAGAGGCCCTCCTCAGAGAGAAGCTGAGGAGAACAGAGGAGGAACTCAGGAGGAtccagagagagaagcagcaggtggaggtggaagagagaaaggagagagagggtcTGAGGATGCAAGAGAAGAAAGCAGCAGGGCTTTCTGGGGGGAACATTTTCAGGGCTACAGCCAGGCCCAGTGAGGGGGACTGTGGTTGGGAGCAGTCTCCAGAGGGTGCCATGCCCATGCCAAACAATACCCACCTTCCCTATGTGCAGGGCATAGAGAGACTCAAGAGGGGGCGGCTGGTGGCCAGCAACAGCAAAATTCAAGAGCACATGGCTTTGGAGAGCATGGCCTCCTGTTCAAAGTTGGTCATGAAACACAGCCAGGGTCCACCTGCAGCAGCCCCCTCAGAACAAGACCCTGCAGCAGAAATGTTGCATTCACAGGATCCCattggcagggagcagggggagctagGAGAATGTGGCTTCTGTGGGCGTCGGTTTCTCCATCTCCGGCTGGAGAAGCACATGAATGTTTGCAGCAAGAGCCAAGGCTCCAAGAGGAAAGTATTTGACTCAAGCATGGCGAGAGCCAGGGGAACCGAGCTGGAGCAATATCAGCACTGGAAGGGCAAAAACCCCACCCAG AATGAGCCACCCAAGAACAACTGGAGACAAAAGCATGAGTCTTTCATCCGGACCCTGCGCCAGGCCCGTGAGATACAGCATGTGATCTCCAAAGGGGGGAAGCTCTCAGACCTGCCCCCACTGCCCCCTGTAGAGAACCCAGACTATATCTCCTGCCCCCACTGCAACCGCCGCTTTGCACCCAAGGTGGCTGAGAGGCATATTCCCAAGTGCAAGACCATCAAGAACCGACCCCCGCCACCACCACAAAGGAGACGTTAA
- the ACYP1 gene encoding acylphosphatase-1 isoform X1: MQPQWGPAGSPSGLRGGGGWWHPPGSLLIVAALFLYQARVTMTEGDSLISVDYEVFGKVQGVFFRKYTQAEGKKLGLVGWVQNTEDGTVQGQIQGPSVKVRELQEWLRKTGSPKSHINRAEFRNEKKIVALEYRNFSIVK, translated from the exons ATGCAGCCGCAGTGGGGCCCTGCGGGAAGCCCGTCTGGCCtgcgtgggggaggagggtggtggcaTCCCCCTGGATCTCTGCTAATAGTCGCCGCTTTGTTTTTGTACCAGGCGCGCGTGACTATGACTGAGGGCGACAGCCTCATCTCTGTGGACTATGAAGTCTTTGGGAAGGTCCAAGGAGTGTTCTTCCGCAAGTACACCCAG GCTGAGGGTAAGAAGCTGGGGCTGGTTGGCTGGGTCCAAAACACCGAAGATGGCACTGTGCAAGGACAAATCCAAGGTCCCAGTGTCAAGGTACGGGAGCTGCAGGAATGGCTCAGGAAGACAGGAAGCCCCAAATCCCACATCAACCGAGCAGAATTCCGCAATGAGAAGAAGATTGTTGCACTGGAGTACAGGAACTTCAGCATTGTGAAATAA
- the ACYP1 gene encoding acylphosphatase-1 isoform X2 — protein sequence MTEGDSLISVDYEVFGKVQGVFFRKYTQAEGKKLGLVGWVQNTEDGTVQGQIQGPSVKVRELQEWLRKTGSPKSHINRAEFRNEKKIVALEYRNFSIVK from the exons ATGACTGAGGGCGACAGCCTCATCTCTGTGGACTATGAAGTCTTTGGGAAGGTCCAAGGAGTGTTCTTCCGCAAGTACACCCAG GCTGAGGGTAAGAAGCTGGGGCTGGTTGGCTGGGTCCAAAACACCGAAGATGGCACTGTGCAAGGACAAATCCAAGGTCCCAGTGTCAAGGTACGGGAGCTGCAGGAATGGCTCAGGAAGACAGGAAGCCCCAAATCCCACATCAACCGAGCAGAATTCCGCAATGAGAAGAAGATTGTTGCACTGGAGTACAGGAACTTCAGCATTGTGAAATAA
- the MLH3 gene encoding DNA mismatch repair protein Mlh3 isoform X1, with protein sequence MIKCLVEDVRTRLRSGVAINSLAQCVEELVLNSIDAKATCVAIRVDLETFKVQVVDNGSGMGREDLNKVGNRYFTSKCNTVEDLENLKFYGFRGEAVASIASMASIVEISSKTNNTVKTFMKLFQNGKALEVCEAELTRPSGGTTVTVYNLFHQLPVRKKCLDPMLEFERVRQKVEALSLIHPSVSFSLRNDASCSVMLQLPKTKDICSRFCQIYGLGRTQKLRKINYTSGGFELSGYISSEGHYNKNMQFLYVNNRLVLKTRLHKLMDFLLRKESVICKAKGGLANRQMSSSPVRHRGPELYGIFVINVKCQYCEYDVCLEPAKTLIEFRNWDALLACIEEGVKTFLKREHLFVELSGEDIKEFNEDNDFSLYRTRALQPALSEEKSIQDNFKKTCDDIVDSYEMFNLQSKTVKRKVTVQEKSSDLIGSNDNAAEKEVSPGLIIGKLADTASPLLNKEDTTSDFSELDISEQEPKEFNNPKMVFVSRKSSENLSGESRSERVEIDSYSEMPHCTENCVEDARIQEDSTAQKSSINIAFRNGVTQGQHERVEDTADGPELLWGGALMGMSDAMKDDSRKSKGPNNDGGGRVVRSVPLKLCSTGLITHVLQNQPPHEQTEMNCSLNMHFKSGPVSAKDIFGNKMSFSVQSLNVQDISSILNKEYTTVPNREVCRAYAYEWLENETVSGQKNEKVASITAGDRRECVTSHTRELLPVTSLGFAHNENNPSNRRQMMELSVMPRTQAYKKLSLSIRLGSLERFRRHYGKVRSAPSVSIPEKRNEFEPPGVLGSLADLDTLKNQNNNFECVNICETQVLEHADSNNSCQPGSLLSLERSQFCGKETLLNRKAPCVRASPLTLTDYSQIRRKDLSSNRSLGSLASKLSRMKGDHKEVLATEVVGQVDEQFQTDSSRKDNTLHLLSQTDDFLQSSYQMCQSSSQETEVDNCILASASDEQDAPCKMYSTRGGTMENAVNQSLLINTDGEYIATTSSGLALHSEKSYSEGIHKDGNIVDVSSKQTSKATELPSVTLSSGLEVPGDVTNAVQSKNEESISCSVWMQRFDVSLGKMVYVNKMTGLSTYSTPPTEELQAACTKDITTMAVNVVLQSGFQCRCHPFRSELVLPFLPRPREERILASQDFRDADGESLQSLFSEWDNPVFARCPEVAVDVSSGQAGSLAVKIHNILYPYRFTKEMINSMQVLHQVDNKFIACLINTRSEVNADADGNLLVLVDQHAAHERIRLEQLIADSYEKQPEESGRKKLLSSTICPPLEIEVTEEQRRLLRCCHKSLEEIGLELSFPENNSSQILVGKVPLCFMEREANELRRKRQPVAKSIVEVSPGCRT encoded by the exons ATGATCAAATGTTTGGTGGAAGATGTGCGCACCAGGTTACGCTCTGGAGTGGCCATCAACTCACTGGCCCAGTGTGTTGAAGAGCTTGTCCTCAATAGCATTGATGCTAAAGCAACATGTGTGGCTATACGGGTGGATTTGGAAACCTTCAAGGTCCAGGTGGTGGACaatggctctgggatggggagagaggaccTAAATAAAGTGGGTAATCGATATTTTACTAGTAAGTGCAACACAGTGGAGGATTTAGAGAATCTGAAGTTCTATGGTTTCCGAGGGGAGGCTGTGGCCAGCATAGCAAGTATGGCCAGCATAGTAGAAATTTCATCCAAGACAAACAATACAGTGAAAACCTTTATGAAACTGTTTCAGAATGGGAAAGCACTGGAAGTTTGTGAAGCTGAATTGACTAGACCAAGTGGTGGAACAACAGTAACTGTGTATAACCTGTTCCACCAGTTACCAGTGAGGAAAAAGTGCCTGGATCCCATGCTGGAATTTGAGAGGGTGAGGCAGAAGGTAGAGGCTCTTTCTCTCATACATCCTTCTGTCTCATTTTCCTTAAGAAATGATGCTTCCTGTTCTGTGATGCTTCAGCTCCCTAAGACAAAAGATATATGTTCCCGTTTTTGTCAGATTTATGGACTGGGAAGAACACAGAAATTACGAAAAATAAATTATACATCTGGGGGGTTTGAGTTAAGTGGCTATATCAGTTCTGAAGGGCATTACAATAAGAATATGCAGTTTTTGTATGTGAATAATAGActggttttaaaaacaagattgcATAAACTCATGGACTTTTTATTAAGGAAAGAAAGTGTTATTTGCAAGGCAAAAGGTGGCCTTGCCAACAGACAAATGAGTTCAAGTCCTGTTCGGCATCGTGGCCCAGAGCTCTATGGAATCTTCGTTATCAATGTGAAGTGTCAGTATTGTGAATATGATGTGTGTCTGGAACCGGCAAAAACTCTGATAGAATTCCGCAATTGGGATGCTCTTTTAGCTTGCATTGAGGAAggagtgaaaacatttttaaagcgaGAACACTTATTTGTTGAACTGTCTGGTGAAGACATAAAAGAATTTAATGAAGACAATGACTTTAGTTTGTACAGGACCAGAGCTCTGCAGCCTGCACTCTCTGAAGAAAAGAGCATACAAGACAATTTTAAGAAAACATGTGATGATATTGTAGATTCTTATGAAATGTTTAATTTGCAATCAAAAACTGTCAAAAGAAAAGTGACTGTTCAGGAAAAATCTTCAGATCTCATAGGTTCAAATGATAATGCTGCAGAAAAGGAAGTCTCTCCAGGTCTGATCATTGGTAAACTGGCTGATACAGCAAGTCCTCTGCTCAACAAAGAAGACACCACTTCTGATTTCTCAGAATTAGATATCTCAGAACAAGAGCCAAAAGAGTTCAACAATCCCAAAATGGTGTTTGTGAGCCGCAAGTCTTCAGAAAATCTCTCTGGGGAGTCCAGATCAGAAAGAGTAGAAATAGACAGTTATTCTGAAATGCCACATTGTACTGAGAATTGTGTGGAAGATGCAAGAATACAGGAGGACAGCACAGCTCAGAAAAGCAGCATCAACATTGCCTTCAGAAATGGTGTCACTCAAGGGCAGCATGAGAGAGTTGAAGATACAGCTGATGGACCAGAACTTCTTTGGGGGGGAGCATTGATGGGAATGTCTGATGCAATGAAAGATGACAGTAGAAAAAGTAAAGGGCCAAATAATGATGGTGGAGGAAGGGTTGTTAGATCAGTACCACTGAAGTTGTGTTCCACAGGCCTTATAACTCATGTGTTGCAAAATCAGCCACCACatgaacaaactgaaatgaattGCTCATTAAACATGCATTTTAAATCTGGTCCTGTAAGTGCCAAGGACATATTTGGAAACAAGATGAGCTTTTCAGTTCAGAGTCTAAATGTTCAGGATATTTctagtattttaaataaagagtATACTACAGTACCCAACAGAGAAGTATGCAGAGCATATGCATATGAGTGGTTAGAAAATGAGACTGTATCAGGCCAGAAGAATGAGAAGGTAGCTTCCATTACTGCAGGAGATAGAAGGGAGTGTGTAACATCACACACTAGAGAGTTGCTTCCTGTCACTTCCTTGGGTTTTGCTCATAATGAAAATAATCCAAGCAACAGAAGACAAATGATGGAGCTATCTGTTATGCCCAGAACCCAAGCCTATAAGAAGCTGAGCTTGTCCATACGGTTGGGGTCTTTAGAGCGATTCAGGAGACATTATGGGAAGGTCAGGAGTGCACCATCAGTATCTATTCCAGAGAAGAGGAATGAATTTGAACCTCCAGGTGTTCTTGGTTCTCTAGCTGATCTTGACACCTTGAAGAATCAGAATAACAATTTTGAATGCGTTAACATTTGTGAAACTCAAGTTCTGGAACATGCTGATTCTAATAATAGTTGCCAACCTGGTTCCCTCCTTTCCTTGGAGAGGTCTCAGTTCTGTGGCAAAGAAACTTTGTTAAACAGAAAAGCTCCTTGTGTGAGAGCGAGTCCTTTGACATTGACTGACTACTCTCAAATTAGAAGAAAAGACTTAAGCAGCAATAGATCACTGGGATCACTAGCTTCTAAACTGTCCAGAATGAAGGGTGACCACAAGGAAGTTTTAGCTACAGAAGTTGTGGGACAAGTCGATGAACAATTCCAAACAGATTCAAGCAGAAAAGATAACACATTGCATCTTTTGTCTCAAACTGATGATTTTTTGCAGAGTTCTTATCAAATGTGTCAAAGCTCCTCACAAGAAACAGAGGTAGACAATTGCATCCTTGCGTCTGCCTCTGATGAGCAGGATGCTCCCTGCAAAATGTATAGTACAAGAGGAGGGACCATGGAAAATGCCGTGAACCAGTCACTGCTCATCAACACAGATGGGGAGTACATAGCCACCACAAGCAGTGGTTTGGCATTACACAGTGAAAAGAGTTATTCTGAGGGCATCCATAAAGATGGAAATATTGTGGATGTATCTTCAAAGCAGACTTCAAAAGCCACTGAGCTTCCCAGTGTAACTTTGTCAAGTGGTTTGGAAGTACCTGGAGATGTCACAAATGCAGTTCAGTCTAAAAATGAGGAATCAATATCGTGTTCTGTCTGGATGCAACGTTTTGATGTTTCACTGGGTAAGATGGTATACGTCAATAAAATGACTGGACTAAGCACCTACAGTACTCCTCCAACTGAAGAACTTCAGGCTGCTTGTACTAAAGATATAACTACAATGGCTGTGAATGTTGTCTTACAGAGTG GGTTTCAGTGCAGGTGCCATCCTTTTAGAAGTGAGCTTGTTCTACCCTTCCTTCCTAGACCTCGGGAAGAGAGGATTCTGGCAAGCCAGGATTTCAGAG ATGCTGATGGGGAGTCTCTACAGTCCTTGTTTTCAGAGTGGGATAATCCTGTATTTGCTCGCTGCCCAGAG GTTGCTGTTGATGTGAGCAGTGGCCAGGCTGGCAGTCTGGCTGTGAAAATTCATAATATCTTATATCCCTATCGTTTCACCAAGGAAATGATTAATTCAATGCAG GTTCTTCACCAAGTGGACAATAAATTTATTGCTTGTTTAATCAACACTAGGAGTGAAGTGAATGCAGATGCAG ATGGAAACCTGCTGGTGTTGGTGGATCAGCATGCAGCCCATGAGCGTATCCGCTTGGAGCAACTTATTGCAG ATTCCTATGAGAAGCAACCTGAAGAATCTGGCAGGAAGAAATTGCTGTCCTCCACCATCTGTCCCCCACTGGAGATTGAAGTAACAGAGGAGCAGAGAAGACTCTTACG
- the MLH3 gene encoding DNA mismatch repair protein Mlh3 isoform X4, translated as MIKCLVEDVRTRLRSGVAINSLAQCVEELVLNSIDAKATCVAIRVDLETFKVQVVDNGSGMGREDLNKVGNRYFTSKCNTVEDLENLKFYGFRGEAVASIASMASIVEISSKTNNTVKTFMKLFQNGKALEVCEAELTRPSGGTTVTVYNLFHQLPVRKKCLDPMLEFERVRQKVEALSLIHPSVSFSLRNDASCSVMLQLPKTKDICSRFCQIYGLGRTQKLRKINYTSGGFELSGYISSEGHYNKNMQFLYVNNRLVLKTRLHKLMDFLLRKESVICKAKGGLANRQMSSSPVRHRGPELYGIFVINVKCQYCEYDVCLEPAKTLIEFRNWDALLACIEEGVKTFLKREHLFVELSGEDIKEFNEDNDFSLYRTRALQPALSEEKSIQDNFKKTCDDIVDSYEMFNLQSKTVKRKVTVQEKSSDLIGSNDNAAEKEVSPGLIIGKLADTASPLLNKEDTTSDFSELDISEQEPKEFNNPKMVFVSRKSSENLSGESRSERVEIDSYSEMPHCTENCVEDARIQEDSTAQKSSINIAFRNGVTQGQHERVEDTADGPELLWGGALMGMSDAMKDDSRKSKGPNNDGGGRVVRSVPLKLCSTGLITHVLQNQPPHEQTEMNCSLNMHFKSGPVSAKDIFGNKMSFSVQSLNVQDISSILNKEYTTVPNREVCRAYAYEWLENETVSGQKNEKVASITAGDRRECVTSHTRELLPVTSLGFAHNENNPSNRRQMMELSVMPRTQAYKKLSLSIRLGSLERFRRHYGKVRSAPSVSIPEKRNEFEPPGVLGSLADLDTLKNQNNNFECVNICETQVLEHADSNNSCQPGSLLSLERSQFCGKETLLNRKAPCVRASPLTLTDYSQIRRKDLSSNRSLGSLASKLSRMKGDHKEVLATEVVGQVDEQFQTDSSRKDNTLHLLSQTDDFLQSSYQMCQSSSQETEVDNCILASASDEQDAPCKMYSTRGGTMENAVNQSLLINTDGEYIATTSSGLALHSEKSYSEGIHKDGNIVDVSSKQTSKATELPSVTLSSGLEVPGDVTNAVQSKNEESISCSVWMQRFDVSLGKMVYVNKMTGLSTYSTPPTEELQAACTKDITTMAVNVVLQSGFQCRCHPFRSELVLPFLPRPREERILASQDFRDADGESLQSLFSEWDNPVFARCPEVAVDVSSGQAGSLAVKIHNILYPYRFTKEMINSMQVLHQVDNKFIACLINTRSEVNADADGNLLVLVDQHAAHERIRLEQLIADSYEKQPEESGRKKLLSSTICPPLEIEVTEEQRRLLRCCHKSLEEIGLELSFPENNSSQILVGKVPLCFMEREANELRRKRQPVAKSIVEELIQEQVELLQTTGGAQGTLPLTFLKVLASQACHVAFPVCSWETFHDATCRHRPPEAEKAA; from the exons ATGATCAAATGTTTGGTGGAAGATGTGCGCACCAGGTTACGCTCTGGAGTGGCCATCAACTCACTGGCCCAGTGTGTTGAAGAGCTTGTCCTCAATAGCATTGATGCTAAAGCAACATGTGTGGCTATACGGGTGGATTTGGAAACCTTCAAGGTCCAGGTGGTGGACaatggctctgggatggggagagaggaccTAAATAAAGTGGGTAATCGATATTTTACTAGTAAGTGCAACACAGTGGAGGATTTAGAGAATCTGAAGTTCTATGGTTTCCGAGGGGAGGCTGTGGCCAGCATAGCAAGTATGGCCAGCATAGTAGAAATTTCATCCAAGACAAACAATACAGTGAAAACCTTTATGAAACTGTTTCAGAATGGGAAAGCACTGGAAGTTTGTGAAGCTGAATTGACTAGACCAAGTGGTGGAACAACAGTAACTGTGTATAACCTGTTCCACCAGTTACCAGTGAGGAAAAAGTGCCTGGATCCCATGCTGGAATTTGAGAGGGTGAGGCAGAAGGTAGAGGCTCTTTCTCTCATACATCCTTCTGTCTCATTTTCCTTAAGAAATGATGCTTCCTGTTCTGTGATGCTTCAGCTCCCTAAGACAAAAGATATATGTTCCCGTTTTTGTCAGATTTATGGACTGGGAAGAACACAGAAATTACGAAAAATAAATTATACATCTGGGGGGTTTGAGTTAAGTGGCTATATCAGTTCTGAAGGGCATTACAATAAGAATATGCAGTTTTTGTATGTGAATAATAGActggttttaaaaacaagattgcATAAACTCATGGACTTTTTATTAAGGAAAGAAAGTGTTATTTGCAAGGCAAAAGGTGGCCTTGCCAACAGACAAATGAGTTCAAGTCCTGTTCGGCATCGTGGCCCAGAGCTCTATGGAATCTTCGTTATCAATGTGAAGTGTCAGTATTGTGAATATGATGTGTGTCTGGAACCGGCAAAAACTCTGATAGAATTCCGCAATTGGGATGCTCTTTTAGCTTGCATTGAGGAAggagtgaaaacatttttaaagcgaGAACACTTATTTGTTGAACTGTCTGGTGAAGACATAAAAGAATTTAATGAAGACAATGACTTTAGTTTGTACAGGACCAGAGCTCTGCAGCCTGCACTCTCTGAAGAAAAGAGCATACAAGACAATTTTAAGAAAACATGTGATGATATTGTAGATTCTTATGAAATGTTTAATTTGCAATCAAAAACTGTCAAAAGAAAAGTGACTGTTCAGGAAAAATCTTCAGATCTCATAGGTTCAAATGATAATGCTGCAGAAAAGGAAGTCTCTCCAGGTCTGATCATTGGTAAACTGGCTGATACAGCAAGTCCTCTGCTCAACAAAGAAGACACCACTTCTGATTTCTCAGAATTAGATATCTCAGAACAAGAGCCAAAAGAGTTCAACAATCCCAAAATGGTGTTTGTGAGCCGCAAGTCTTCAGAAAATCTCTCTGGGGAGTCCAGATCAGAAAGAGTAGAAATAGACAGTTATTCTGAAATGCCACATTGTACTGAGAATTGTGTGGAAGATGCAAGAATACAGGAGGACAGCACAGCTCAGAAAAGCAGCATCAACATTGCCTTCAGAAATGGTGTCACTCAAGGGCAGCATGAGAGAGTTGAAGATACAGCTGATGGACCAGAACTTCTTTGGGGGGGAGCATTGATGGGAATGTCTGATGCAATGAAAGATGACAGTAGAAAAAGTAAAGGGCCAAATAATGATGGTGGAGGAAGGGTTGTTAGATCAGTACCACTGAAGTTGTGTTCCACAGGCCTTATAACTCATGTGTTGCAAAATCAGCCACCACatgaacaaactgaaatgaattGCTCATTAAACATGCATTTTAAATCTGGTCCTGTAAGTGCCAAGGACATATTTGGAAACAAGATGAGCTTTTCAGTTCAGAGTCTAAATGTTCAGGATATTTctagtattttaaataaagagtATACTACAGTACCCAACAGAGAAGTATGCAGAGCATATGCATATGAGTGGTTAGAAAATGAGACTGTATCAGGCCAGAAGAATGAGAAGGTAGCTTCCATTACTGCAGGAGATAGAAGGGAGTGTGTAACATCACACACTAGAGAGTTGCTTCCTGTCACTTCCTTGGGTTTTGCTCATAATGAAAATAATCCAAGCAACAGAAGACAAATGATGGAGCTATCTGTTATGCCCAGAACCCAAGCCTATAAGAAGCTGAGCTTGTCCATACGGTTGGGGTCTTTAGAGCGATTCAGGAGACATTATGGGAAGGTCAGGAGTGCACCATCAGTATCTATTCCAGAGAAGAGGAATGAATTTGAACCTCCAGGTGTTCTTGGTTCTCTAGCTGATCTTGACACCTTGAAGAATCAGAATAACAATTTTGAATGCGTTAACATTTGTGAAACTCAAGTTCTGGAACATGCTGATTCTAATAATAGTTGCCAACCTGGTTCCCTCCTTTCCTTGGAGAGGTCTCAGTTCTGTGGCAAAGAAACTTTGTTAAACAGAAAAGCTCCTTGTGTGAGAGCGAGTCCTTTGACATTGACTGACTACTCTCAAATTAGAAGAAAAGACTTAAGCAGCAATAGATCACTGGGATCACTAGCTTCTAAACTGTCCAGAATGAAGGGTGACCACAAGGAAGTTTTAGCTACAGAAGTTGTGGGACAAGTCGATGAACAATTCCAAACAGATTCAAGCAGAAAAGATAACACATTGCATCTTTTGTCTCAAACTGATGATTTTTTGCAGAGTTCTTATCAAATGTGTCAAAGCTCCTCACAAGAAACAGAGGTAGACAATTGCATCCTTGCGTCTGCCTCTGATGAGCAGGATGCTCCCTGCAAAATGTATAGTACAAGAGGAGGGACCATGGAAAATGCCGTGAACCAGTCACTGCTCATCAACACAGATGGGGAGTACATAGCCACCACAAGCAGTGGTTTGGCATTACACAGTGAAAAGAGTTATTCTGAGGGCATCCATAAAGATGGAAATATTGTGGATGTATCTTCAAAGCAGACTTCAAAAGCCACTGAGCTTCCCAGTGTAACTTTGTCAAGTGGTTTGGAAGTACCTGGAGATGTCACAAATGCAGTTCAGTCTAAAAATGAGGAATCAATATCGTGTTCTGTCTGGATGCAACGTTTTGATGTTTCACTGGGTAAGATGGTATACGTCAATAAAATGACTGGACTAAGCACCTACAGTACTCCTCCAACTGAAGAACTTCAGGCTGCTTGTACTAAAGATATAACTACAATGGCTGTGAATGTTGTCTTACAGAGTG GGTTTCAGTGCAGGTGCCATCCTTTTAGAAGTGAGCTTGTTCTACCCTTCCTTCCTAGACCTCGGGAAGAGAGGATTCTGGCAAGCCAGGATTTCAGAG ATGCTGATGGGGAGTCTCTACAGTCCTTGTTTTCAGAGTGGGATAATCCTGTATTTGCTCGCTGCCCAGAG GTTGCTGTTGATGTGAGCAGTGGCCAGGCTGGCAGTCTGGCTGTGAAAATTCATAATATCTTATATCCCTATCGTTTCACCAAGGAAATGATTAATTCAATGCAG GTTCTTCACCAAGTGGACAATAAATTTATTGCTTGTTTAATCAACACTAGGAGTGAAGTGAATGCAGATGCAG ATGGAAACCTGCTGGTGTTGGTGGATCAGCATGCAGCCCATGAGCGTATCCGCTTGGAGCAACTTATTGCAG ATTCCTATGAGAAGCAACCTGAAGAATCTGGCAGGAAGAAATTGCTGTCCTCCACCATCTGTCCCCCACTGGAGATTGAAGTAACAGAGGAGCAGAGAAGACTCTTACG